Part of the Candidatus Methanosuratincola sp. genome, TCCGCGAATTCATAGCTGGTCATGTCAAGGTTCAACTTTGGATAGACATAGAAGCCGCCCTCGGGCTCGCTGTCGAGGACGAACTTTTCCTGATCCAGTGTTTTCAGCAGGAGGTCGAGGTTCCTTCTGCAGGCGGCCAGGTTCCGCTCTACATAGTCCTTGTAGCCGGAGAGGGCGCCTAGGCAGCCGTACTGGGCGAAGGTCGAGGGCGCGCTTATCGCATGCTCCTGCACTGCGTGGAGGCGGCATATCAACTCCCTTGGACCGGCTGCGTATCCGACGCGCCACCCTGTCATGCAGAAGACCTTCGAAAAGCCGTCGCTGATTACCGTCCTGGCGCGGAGTCCTTCCAAGGAGGCGGGCGATATGAACCGGTTCGGCGGATAGACGTACGCCCAGTCGATCTCGTCCGAGAGCACCAAGAGGTCAAAGTCTTCGCAGAGGTCCCTGATGAGC contains:
- a CDS encoding aminotransferase class I/II-fold pyridoxal phosphate-dependent enzyme, with translation LIRDLCEDFDLLVLSDEIDWAYVYPPNRFISPASLEGLRARTVISDGFSKVFCMTGWRVGYAAGPRELICRLHAVQEHAISAPSTFAQYGCLGALSGYKDYVERNLAACRRNLDLLLKTLDQEKFVLDSEPEGGFYVYPKLNLDMTSYEFAEALLNEGVAVIPGEYFGDPRGYLRICYAVSPSVLREGLTKINCLAGRRAGRSAQRG